A stretch of DNA from Ranitomeya variabilis isolate aRanVar5 chromosome 1, aRanVar5.hap1, whole genome shotgun sequence:
TTAGTGGAGATCTGTAAAGGCAAAGTGGGCAAGGTAATAACTCTATCACCAACCATATAGGGACAAACATTACAATTCCCACAAGGGAATGTACCCGTGAGTCTGACCCCCCTATTCAACCTCTTGGTTGGCCGCTGAAAATGGCTATGGCTCAAACAGTCCCTCAAATTTTTAGCCCTCCTAGCTATTAGACTCGGTTGAGTAGCAATGTGTGGTTGCAATCTGACCTCACTACGCAAAATACCCCAATATTTGGAGAGGATATTTCTTACATCCGTCCACTGGTTATTATAGGCCGTAATAACCCCCAATGGTTTAACAGATGTCTTAGCACGAGGATGTAAGAGAACCGACCTGTCGCTATCTCTTGCTGCAACAAAAGCGCGAGAGATTACCTTGTGTGGGTATCCACGTTCACGAAAGCGTGTAGTGAGTTCCCGAGAGCATCTGTCGAAGTCATCTTGCTGGCTACAGTTCCTCTTGACTCTGAAAAACTGTCCTCTCGGAATGCCTGTCTTCAAATGTTGAGGATGGAAACTATTGAAGTGGAGGAGACTATTAGTAGCTGTAGGCTTCCGATACAAGGTGGTATTGATTTTTGTCTCCCTCACACTCAGTTTAAGGTCCAGGAATTCAATATCCACTTGGGAGTAATGAGATGTCAATCGGATGTTCCATGGATTTTCATTTAGTGTCTTGACAAATTCCTGACACtcatccagggtgcctgtccagaggaatagAACATCATCAATATATCGAAGCCACTTGATAACATATTTGGCATAcccctccagacagtacaccctggtagcctcccaccaccccaaaaagaggttggcataagccggggcacagcgagcccccatagccgtgcccctcaCTTGCCTATAGAAGACACGGTCAAAGGTGAAGAAGTTCCTATCCAGGATAAACAGCAGCAGATCCAACAGAAACGAATCGTGTCTCCTATCCCCCGATGAATTCAAGTCCAGAAAATACGCTACAGCTTGTGTCCCCAACTCATGGCTTATACACGTGTAAAGGGACTCCACATCCAGGGTCACCAGCCACGTGTTGGGAGGAACCTCGAAGTCCTGCAGCAATGAAATCAGAGATGTTGAGTCCTTGACATACGATTGTAAATTAAGGACCAGGGGCTGAAGAAAAAAGTCAATGTAGGTGCAGGGACGCTCAAGTAGTCCCCCTATCCCCGACACTATAGGCCTGCCCGGTGGAACCTCCAACGACTTATGGACCTTGGGGAGCATGTAAAAGGTCGGGGTCCTAGGATGTTGGGTGGTCAAAAACTCTCTCTCACGTTTATTAATGATGTTATATGTAAACGCATTATCTAACAGCCGGTTtaattaagcaagttgaatattaaatgatctctaaaaagcataaagttaaagatgacacatttcctatatattttaggcaaaaatatatatttatattttcatcttttacattttgttcacaataacagtcatttttacCAGGGGTTAACAACTACTGACATTTTGGAATCAAAGAAAATGTGATGTCCACATGCCGGGACACCATGGAGTACCTCCCAAAGGCATTGATTGATCCTACATAGACAAAGGAGTACTTACTCACAATGAACAATATTAGAAAAAGAGTGAGGCTGTGTGTAACTACATagtgaaaaaatatttattaatacaaaaacctcatataaaaaatataaacacaAAATACAAGTCAAGGCAAAGTTGAAAAATACACGACGTAAGACATTGAAAGGGGAGAGAGCCCGGCCGCACAGTTGCCACTGACCCCAGTAGTAATTAGGCAAGGTACTAGCAAAATACTTAGCACAGGCAAAGTTGATGCATAACCCCTATAGGGCATATGAGGAAAGTTCCTCTACTGGCCTTTATAAGTAAATCTGTGAGGTCACTTAGCCATGCTCCTAATTGTAAGGGAATAAAGTGCCGCTAATAGTGCCAAAGCTTTTACCAGGGGTGCCtacatttttacatgccactgtaatgttTGGTAAGCTAGTAATATGGGAATATATGTTGAGAAGGTCATCTGCGTATAAGGCAACTTTTTGTTCTTTTGTTCAAATTAGGATGCCTTTAATTGAAGTATTATTGCGAAGGGCTACTGCTATATGTTTCCATAATCAGTATGTACAATAAAAGGAATAGAGGGTATTCCTAACAAGTGCCATTATGTATTTGAAAAGAATGTGAAAGTGAACCACTAACTCTAACTTGGGCTGAGGGGAAAGTATACAGGACGAGTATTTTGTGTAATATGACCCCTTGCAAACCAAGCCTCCGAAGAGACTAAAACATAAATACCCTCTGAAAGGCTTTCTCACCATCAATTGACAGGACACAGACTAGAAAGCCAGATCTCCTGGTTCCATCTATGAGAGATATAGTCTGAATGGTGTTACCTCTGGCTTCGTGGTCAGGTACAAACCATACCTGGTCTTGATTTATCATCAAGGGCAAGAGGGATGGCAGCTTTGTATATAACTTGATATCTGTGTTGATTAGAGTTATCGGGCGATAGCTGCTACAGAGTTAGGGATACTTCCCAGATTTGTGGAGAACTCTAAGCTTGGAAGCTTGGAGTGGGAATGAGCTCCCTGAAGAAATATGGTTACACATTAATAGTAATAGACTCAGTGAGTCAGAAAATAATTTGCAAAATCCAGCTGTATAACCATCTGGACCTAGGCTTTTTCCAGATTTCAGATTTCCAATGACAAGTCATCTCCTCTAAGGTGAAATCATCTTCAAGACTCATCACTACCTCAGTCCACTTATGCGTGAGTAGATTGGGACTTATGCATGAGGAGATAAGATCTAATTTTCTCCTGAAGTTGAGCTACGGGGAGATTGCTATAGTGACCCCTAATATTATAGAGGGATTTGTAAAAGTCACTGAAGCTAGACATAATATCCTGTACTACAGTATGTACCTTTTTACCTACTGAGTTATTAATAAGGGGAATGTAAGTGGTTAAATGCGCGGGTGCAATTCTTTTGATAGCAAATGTCGTTTCTGTTAAATAAATAGTAAAAGGGACTTCTAATGCATTCTCTATTATGCATCAGGATTTTTTATCTAGAATGGCTAGGAGTTTATGGTGGATGGTAGAGAGTTTACTGTAAATAGAGGGGCAGGGATGACACTTATGTTGATGCTCTAATAGAGTGATTTGAGAAGAGTGTGAAGTTACCTCTACAACATGTTCCTTGTCAAGGCATGTGCCGTGTGAGATAAGGATACCCCGCAGGACACCCTTAAGTACCTTCCACTTGATGGAGGGGGATATGGGTCAGATACAAAGTTCTGGATAGATTGCTTGAGTTCTGTGAGGCAGAGAGTGTTTTGGAAAAAGTTCTCGTTTAGGAGCCATGTGTAGCTGGGCCTCAGATGAGAGACTCGTTCCATGGAGAAATATATATGGTCCGACTATACCATAGACCCTATCTCTGTCTTCACCTGGAGGTGAAGAAGTGAATGAGAAATTAAGAAATAGTCCATTTAGATGAATATAGAATGGGCTTGCGAATAGAAACAGTAGACCTTAGTTTCTGGATGAAGGATCCTCCACACATCAACCAACCTCAGGCTGCTTAATTGTCTTTTAATTCCTTGTATGGATGAAACAGGATGAGTGGACTTACCTGTAGATACACCTATTTATGGGTTATTATGGAAATTGCCACCCAATATCACAGGAGATGAACCTGCAAACTTCTCCAGTAGTTTCCAACAGTAGGAGCTAAATTTTTGTTGGCCCTGATTGCTTACATGTATTTTCTCAATCTCAAAACTGCGGGAGGCCCAGGATACTTGTAAAAAGACTCCTATCTGCCTAATTTATCAATAAGAGAATTTAGAACTACAGGAGAACATATTTGTCAAAGGCCACTGACACCCCTTTAGATATGGAATCCAGGTTGGTATTGTGGAACCTGGATGGATAATATTTGGAGATACAATTAGGAGCCTAGTCAGATCAAAAATGGGACTCTTGGATCATTAAAATTGAAACTTGTTTGTAAATAGAGTAAGCAATTTGCACTCTTTTTTCTGGTAGGCTGAGGCCCTTTACATTAAAGGAACAAAACTTAAGCTTAGCCATATTCGTCTTTGATCAGAggtataagggtactgtctcacaaaacgatttaccaacgatcacgaccagcgatacgacctggccgtgatcgttggtaagtcggtgtggtcgctggggagctgtcacacagacagctctccagcgaccaacgatgccgaggtccccgggtaaccagggtaaacatcgggttactaagcgcagggccgcgcttagtaacccgatgtttaccctggttaccgtcgtaaatgtaaaaaaaaacaaacagtacatactcacattccggtgtccgtcaggtcccttgccgtctgcttcccgcactgactgactcccggccgtaaagtgaaagcagagcacagcggtgacgtcaccgctgtgctctgctttcactttacggccgggagtcagtcagtgcgggaagcagacggcaagggacctgacggacaccggaatgtgagtatgtactgtttggttttttttacatttacgacggtaaccagggtaaacatcgggttactaagtgcggccctgcgcttagtaacccgatgtgtaccctggttacaagcgaacgcattgttggatcggtgtcacacacaccgatccaacgatgacagcgggagatccagcgacgaaagaaagttccaaacgatctgctacgacgtacgattctcagcagggtccctgatcgctgctgcgtgtcagacacagcgatatcgtatggatatcgctggaacgtcacgaatcgtaccgtcgtagcgacaagagtgccactgtgagatggtaccctaaggCAGTTGAGATTGGTAAACCACTTTAGGTGAAAGGTGGAGAAGAAAAGGAATGATAAAAAAGAGTAGAAGGTTAAAAGGAAAAGAGGTAAGGCACCCCTTAAGCCATATGTACTTAATCAAATGATGATAAACACCCTCGCCAGGGTGAACGGAGGAAGCCAATAGCAGGAAGGAGCCTCGTACTGTCCACCTTGAACTCTATAACCAATTATAACACAGTACTCCAAAGTGTAATATAAAAGGAGagttttttccttctccttcccttCTTTTTCCTTCCCTCCTCCAAAACAAAGggagaagaaaacaaaaaaaaaaacattttctagaTCAGAtgcagatatttaaaaaaaaagtgaatagGTAGATAAGAAGATAAACAATGGTGTCATGTAATTTGGGAGCCCCACGGTTAAGTAGGGGCTATGTAGTATAATACATGATTATCAATACCATTGAACTATCAGTATAGGACCAGATATACTCTGATTTTATTGCCTATGTAGCGAAGGCCAGGAAAGCAGAACTAAAACATGCAAATATGAAGACTCCTCAAGTATTTTTAGCTGGTACGGCACACTTGCATTTATTCGGACAAAAGGCATCTTGCCACCTTAGGAGGTGTGATAGATAAATGATTTGTTGATGGCCATTTTGATAAGTCTACCATCTGCAGTTCAAAAGACCCCAAGAAGTTGGCGAGGTCTCCCAGTTTACAGAATATCGCTGACTTTCCATCTCTGGATGCGAATAAGTTGAAATGGAAACTTTCTACTGTAATGGATGTCTTTTCTATTGAATGGGAATTCAATAGGAACAAAATAAGTCTCCATGTCCTCTTTAGCTGAAGCGTTTATCTTGCGAGGTCCGGCAAAATCAATAATTGAGAACCTTGGAAGTCAGTAATCCCTTTCAGACCTTGCAACGGCTATAATGTATTCTTTAACTTTAACTTTAAAAATATGGACTCTGCAGATTACATCTCTAGGATGCATTGCGGTGGTAGGTTTGGGGCTCAGGTAAGAAGAGCTTCTGTGTGGTAACATCCAAGTTAGATGGGTTGATGATCTTAGGCAATACACAAATATGGATGTTATTCCCTCTGTTGCTCTCCTTGAGGTGATCTCCAGCTTGGTAGAGTGGTATAGGATGACTTTTCGGTGTGATTGGCATTCTTGTAGAACAGAATCCTGTATTTTCCCGACCTCTTCCACCCTGTTAGTGAATTCCGATTTGAGCATTTAGAGTTCACGCTTGTATGTGGCTTTCAAGTTCTTCTTGGCAGGTAGTGTTCTAAGGTGCAAGTTAAGATCATGAAGATTCAAATCCTCTAAGTCCTCACTAGAGTTATCAGGCAGTGAGCAATGAGGGTTGATTTCCAGCTGCACAGATGGTGCCATTTTAAACCTTGTGTTCCAGAGTTGAGTTGTTTGTAAGGTGCACAGGGCAGTGGTCATGGGCGAGAGGTTGTTGTTCTTCCACACCCTGGCACCTTTCAAGCAAATAGTGTCCTGTCTGTCGTGTGCTCTGTCTGATTTGAAGAACACTCATTTTTTGTCCAGAGGTCAGCTCCCCGATTCTAGATCTGGATGCGACAAAATAGTCAACAGCAGACATGTTTTCCTTTTTAAACCAGTCAACATTTCTCAGCAGATCAAGTTTGTTTCCTCAGCCTCAATTTGCTGGCACCTCTTGCCTCTGGAATGTTATGCCTGGCTCTGCAACTTTCCAGAATCCCAGTTCAATTTTCATCTATGAATCCCTATTCACTTTCCCCTTAGGGGACGAAAGCAAGGCAGCCTCCTCCACACTTTTCTCATGCCGTAGGCCTCGGACTTTACAGGACAAACCACTGAAATGCTGCTCACTTTCCGTCACAGTCCTCTGGCCCTGAACTCCTGCTGCTATGACTCTTATTTACTTTAATCAACACTATCTCCAACTCTATCTAAAACCAATAAATACTCTCCCTTATATTTACATTTGCCCCTCCTTAATTGGGGCTGTTCCTATCTGTATTAACTATTACCTTACTATACATGACTAATTCCTGATTCTACTGTACCTTCCACTGCACTTCCCAATCCTAACTATATCTAACACTTAACTTAAGTCCTATTCCTTATACTGTGTCTATGTTTCATGCAATTCAGTATTATAATATAATTAAAACCAGTAGCATAGCTgccggggggggcagagggggccatcgcttcAGGCCCCGCACTCTGTGGGGAGCACACCCGGAGCTATGcttctgtaactgtatcggcatgtgcAACGCGCCGATACCGTGAcactctgcagcagagcagggaggatcgatctctctgctctgccgctccgaccgctatggggcccctgagcaagtggaggggcccggtgccagcagtgggccccccacctgtcatcgcaGGTTCACCTGTATCGGCTacatgccaatacagctgaccacattgatgtgAGAAGGAGCACtatgctcctcccatcatccccctgtcagcttcTGACGTCactgatgccgacactgacaggggtcgcGATGACGTTATTACCCGGCGCCTGCAGTCTGGAGATGTGCTTGagctcagagcagcggaggaaccaggaagaagagaggtgggtatttattatttattttttatggggactgccttatactacagagtctgcctatggggagctgccttatactacagggtctgccaataggatgctgccttataccagagggtctgcctatggggggcttccttagattacagagtctgcctatgggatgctgcgtcatactacagggtctgcctgtggggtgctgccttataccagagggtctgcctatggggggcttccttatactagagagtctgcctatgaggtgctgtcttatactacagggtcagcctatgcgggtgcattatactatgtggaggcctatggggagtgcattctactatatggagtcctatggggagtgcattatactatattgaggactatctggtgcattatactatatggaggctatctagggggccatcatacagtgtggagattacagtgaaggggacatcatacagtgttggagataTCAAACAGTTTGTGggttactaaggggtcagtatactgtgtgagtggtactatacagtgaggggcattatactgtgtataagagactcggtatattattaaatgtaaagtgagcacttattgttataggggaactcaggttactgtgactatcaaaggggcacatagGGCatcattactttctaggggcaaaatatgggcactgttttctagggcacttgcactcgacattgctatattatagagggttgctttagaatttcgaaggcacagagaaccgcacagcaggtgcggtaatagggacacatacggcagcagcggctcaggattgggatatcagcaggatgaggagtttgtgcaggttgggaatagattgtgatggggctggaatacgagaagtgaaatgtgtctttgttgtattgtctgcagccgagtcctggctggaagaagttgtcatgtcggtctgggccagatggaaaagacgggaaaaatgaatgattccatcagaaacaaCGTCAGCATTAGTCACTATCtgcaactgtgctgtaatctctataTGTTCTGTGGGACtgttatctaccactgaccatatggcagtaatctccatgttggtttttgtatagagattattctcagcaacagcgcggtcatctgctgaggtcctcctccacaaTTAGGGAGCATCacagagttgtaatcaaggttacctgttaggggcccactgagaagtttcgccccctgaaccaaaaccttaGCTACGCTTCTGATTAAAACACATTTGGGTCACCATCATCAAAATACACATGAGTCATCACAACATTAATACATTTATAGCggcacgcatacatattctagaatacccgatgcgttagaatcgggccaccatctagtatatttataGCGGGTCTAGGTGTGAATGAGGCAGGGAGCTCCAAGTGTGAGCGTCTTACCCTGCCATCAGCTAGCAACGACCccctgatgcaaaaattatttgaatatctgAAT
This window harbors:
- the LOC143799794 gene encoding uncharacterized protein LOC143799794, translating into MINQDQVWFVPDHEARGTSSPLTVSSIGTLDECQEFVKTLNENPWNIRLTSHYSQVDIEFLDLKLSVRETKINTTLYRKPTATNSLLHFNSFHPQHLKTGIPRGQFFRVKRNCSQQDDFDRCSRELTTRFRERGYPHKISTKAYFNCKSRNLVYALICPCRKVYVGQTTQELRKRIQQHFSNISMAKADKAKGKTLTSVATHYLDEHNSQLVDTKILGLEGVQTNIRGGNVTLELLRRESRWIFDLNCLTPFGLNEDLLFTGFYKQT